The Desulfobacterales bacterium genome contains a region encoding:
- a CDS encoding tRNA 2-thiocytidine(32) synthetase TtcA produces MANIHFKILNKGVGKAIHEYDMIREGDRIAIGISGGKDSLSLMCVLKERLSWIPIKYELFGIYIDLGFKDGFASELKNFCETQGISLRIEYTDYGIVAHSEKNTENPCFLCSRLRRKRLFEIAHDLGCKKLALAHHMDDIIETLFLNMFYAGQISTMKPYQPFFKGKIIVIRPFAFVGEDRIRDFAKFNNFPNFINPCPTVHKSKRHKIKDFLKDFYKDNNKVKSNIFRAMKNINSEYML; encoded by the coding sequence ATGGCAAATATTCATTTTAAAATTTTAAACAAAGGGGTTGGAAAGGCTATACATGAATATGACATGATACGTGAAGGGGACCGCATTGCTATTGGGATTTCTGGTGGAAAAGACAGCCTTTCCCTCATGTGTGTTCTTAAAGAAAGATTATCATGGATTCCAATAAAATATGAACTTTTCGGGATTTATATTGACCTTGGATTTAAAGATGGGTTTGCTTCGGAATTAAAAAATTTTTGTGAGACGCAAGGAATTAGCTTAAGAATTGAATATACAGACTATGGAATTGTAGCCCATAGTGAAAAAAATACAGAAAATCCGTGTTTTTTATGTTCAAGGCTCAGAAGAAAGCGCCTTTTTGAAATAGCGCATGATTTAGGCTGTAAAAAACTTGCTCTCGCCCATCATATGGATGACATAATTGAAACTCTTTTTTTAAATATGTTTTATGCTGGTCAAATTAGTACTATGAAGCCTTATCAGCCTTTTTTTAAAGGCAAAATTATTGTGATAAGGCCATTTGCTTTTGTTGGTGAAGATAGAATAAGAGATTTTGCTAAATTTAACAATTTCCCAAACTTCATAAATCCTTGTCCAACTGTCCATAAGTCAAAAAGACATAAAATAAAAGATTTTTTAAAAGATTTTTATAAAGACAATAATAAAGTAAAAAGTAATATATTCAGAGCTATGAAAAACATCAACTCTGAATATATGCTATAA
- the pssA gene encoding CDP-diacylglycerol--serine O-phosphatidyltransferase → MRRPKKLERRNFRKGIYILPNIFTSLNIFCGFYSVISSIDGKYFHAAIAILLAVLFDILDGKIARATNTTSRFGVEYDSLADLISFGLAPGLMMYLWALKPLGKFGWLVAFLFMACGALRLARFNTMVGTISSEYFTGLPIPAGAGMIATAFLFCHRINFEDNISPLLIFIMVFILSILMVSTVKYYSFKNAELFKRMKFEFLVIAILILVSIAAFPQIALFLLCFSYVLSGPIFIGIMKKKSANSPDEPEKNNSASI, encoded by the coding sequence ATGAGAAGACCAAAAAAATTAGAAAGAAGAAATTTTCGTAAGGGTATTTACATACTTCCAAATATATTTACATCATTAAATATTTTTTGTGGATTTTATTCAGTTATATCATCAATTGATGGAAAATATTTCCATGCAGCTATTGCTATTTTGTTAGCGGTGTTATTCGATATTCTTGATGGTAAGATAGCAAGAGCTACTAACACAACAAGTAGATTTGGTGTTGAGTATGATTCTTTAGCTGATTTAATATCTTTTGGTTTAGCGCCAGGGCTTATGATGTATTTATGGGCTTTAAAACCTCTTGGTAAATTTGGATGGTTAGTGGCCTTTCTTTTTATGGCTTGTGGTGCTCTTAGGCTTGCAAGATTTAACACAATGGTAGGCACTATAAGCAGTGAATATTTTACAGGACTTCCTATTCCTGCTGGAGCTGGGATGATTGCGACAGCATTTTTATTTTGCCATAGAATAAACTTTGAAGACAATATTAGTCCTTTGCTTATATTTATAATGGTATTTATTTTATCAATTTTAATGGTAAGCACTGTAAAATATTATAGCTTTAAAAATGCAGAACTTTTTAAAAGAATGAAGTTTGAATTTTTAGTTATTGCAATATTAATATTAGTTTCTATTGCGGCATTCCCACAGATAGCCCTTTTTCTTTTATGTTTTTCTTATGTTTTATCAGGACCTATTTTTATAGGCATTATGAAGAAAAAGTCAGCAAATTCCCCTGATGAGCCGGAAAAAAACAATTCCGCATCTATCTAA
- a CDS encoding radical SAM protein yields MTENQHPFIIPIFLPNLGCPHKCIFCNQKAVLTQKKAYIDPLSLSSIINEYLQFYNSKKHNTIQIAFYGGNFLGLKLSYIEALLNEASKFIDYDKVKSIRLSTRPDTIVEEKLEFLSKYNVSTIELGVQSMDDEVLLLSERGHTSTETINAVNKLKANNYEIGIQLMIGLPGDNEYKAIQSAKKVIDISPDFVRISPTLVFENSKLAELYKKKKYIPLSMEDSIRIIKKLYILFTENKIKVIRMGLQPTKNFENEEILLAGPFHPSFGHLVISSILLDKLEEKIQSIHPKDEICIKINPMSESHLRGIKNSNIHALKKKYNVGSVKIIKDETLKKNVVEIIM; encoded by the coding sequence ATGACAGAAAATCAGCATCCTTTTATCATTCCTATTTTTCTTCCCAACTTAGGATGTCCACATAAGTGCATTTTCTGTAATCAAAAAGCGGTGTTAACTCAAAAAAAAGCCTATATAGACCCTTTAAGCCTCTCATCTATTATAAATGAATATTTACAATTTTATAATTCTAAAAAACATAACACAATTCAGATAGCATTTTATGGCGGGAATTTTCTCGGATTGAAGTTAAGTTATATTGAGGCATTATTAAATGAAGCGAGTAAATTCATAGATTACGATAAAGTTAAAAGTATCAGATTATCGACAAGGCCAGATACTATTGTTGAAGAAAAATTAGAATTTCTATCGAAATATAATGTATCAACAATAGAGCTGGGCGTTCAATCAATGGATGATGAAGTTCTTCTTTTATCCGAAAGAGGGCATACTTCAACAGAGACAATAAATGCAGTTAATAAACTTAAAGCAAACAATTATGAAATAGGCATTCAGCTTATGATCGGCCTCCCGGGTGATAATGAATATAAGGCTATACAGTCTGCGAAAAAAGTCATTGATATTTCTCCTGATTTTGTACGAATTTCTCCCACTTTAGTTTTTGAAAACAGCAAGCTTGCTGAACTATATAAAAAAAAAAAATATATTCCTTTATCTATGGAAGACAGCATCCGGATAATAAAAAAACTTTATATTTTATTTACTGAAAACAAAATAAAAGTTATTAGAATGGGGTTACAGCCTACTAAAAATTTTGAAAATGAAGAAATACTTTTAGCGGGCCCATTTCATCCTTCTTTTGGACATCTTGTTATTTCAAGCATCTTGTTAGACAAGCTTGAAGAAAAAATACAAAGCATCCATCCAAAGGATGAAATTTGTATTAAAATAAACCCAATGTCTGAATCTCATCTAAGGGGAATTAAAAATTCCAATATTCATGCATTAAAAAAGAAATATAATGTAGGCTCTGTTAAAATAATAAAAGACGAAACCCTTAAAAAAAATGTAGTAGAAATAATTATGTAG
- a CDS encoding GTP cyclohydrolase I FolE2: protein MKDVQNQKDYRNIPIDKVGIKNLRYPITVLDRKNGYQKTVANINMYVDLPHDNKGTHMSRFVEILHELRNEVTSLRTFSYLLKEMKEHLNAASAHIEVTFPYFIEKNAPISKTPGLMDYNCNIIGSSDSEDKIDIVLEVFVPISSVCPCSKIISEAGAHNQRGEVRVCTRFNKFIWIEDIIALVEKAASIDVYSVLKRVDEKYVTEQAFNNPKFVEDIVRDIAMSLMNDENIVWFSVSAENFESIHNHSAYACITSEKLNSFNAVQ, encoded by the coding sequence ATAAAAGATGTGCAAAACCAAAAAGATTATAGAAATATTCCAATAGACAAGGTAGGAATAAAAAATCTACGATACCCAATCACCGTCCTTGACCGTAAAAACGGATATCAAAAAACTGTAGCTAATATTAATATGTATGTGGATTTACCCCATGATAACAAGGGAACCCACATGAGTCGGTTTGTCGAAATACTCCATGAACTAAGAAACGAAGTTACTTCTTTGAGGACATTTTCATATCTATTAAAAGAAATGAAAGAACATTTAAATGCAGCCTCAGCTCATATTGAAGTAACATTCCCTTATTTTATAGAAAAGAATGCTCCTATTAGTAAAACTCCAGGACTTATGGACTATAACTGCAATATAATTGGGAGCAGTGACTCTGAAGATAAAATTGATATTGTTTTAGAAGTGTTTGTGCCAATTTCTTCAGTATGCCCTTGTTCTAAAATTATAAGCGAGGCTGGAGCCCATAATCAAAGGGGAGAGGTCAGAGTATGTACAAGATTTAATAAATTTATATGGATCGAAGATATTATAGCATTAGTTGAAAAAGCGGCTTCCATTGATGTTTACTCTGTTTTAAAAAGAGTTGATGAAAAATATGTTACAGAGCAGGCTTTTAATAATCCAAAATTTGTGGAAGATATTGTAAGGGATATTGCTATGTCCCTTATGAATGATGAAAATATAGTATGGTTTTCAGTTAGTGCTGAAAATTTCGAATCAATTCATAATCACAGCGCTTATGCATGTATTACGAGTGAAAAGCTAAACTCATTCAATGCTGTTCAATAA
- a CDS encoding 3-isopropylmalate dehydrogenase: protein MTKEYKIAVIPGDGTGPEVVAEGLKVLQTVEKKCDFTFKFTEYKIGGDHYKATGEILSEETMKLIGKNDAAYLGAIGHPDVKPGILEKGILLKLRFHFDQYINLRPVKLYEGVYTPIKDKGPKEIDFIVVRENTEGLYAGAGGCLKYGTPDEVAVQESINTRKGVERCVRYAFEYCKKRNKAKKITLCGKTNVLTYAFDLWERTFYEVAKEYPDIKTDYAHVDAICMWMVKNPEWFDVIVTDNMFGDIITDLGAMIQGGMGIAAGGNINPQGLSMFEPIGGSAPKYTGKKVINPIAAIMAAQLMLETLGEFKAASYIEKAVMKVLKEDIKDVAAGKMGFTTNEVGDIISEYIEKNF from the coding sequence ATGACAAAAGAATATAAAATTGCAGTTATTCCAGGAGATGGAACTGGCCCAGAAGTTGTTGCAGAAGGACTTAAAGTTCTTCAAACAGTAGAAAAAAAATGTGATTTCACTTTTAAGTTTACAGAATATAAAATTGGGGGAGATCATTATAAGGCCACAGGAGAAATTCTTTCAGAAGAAACAATGAAATTAATAGGAAAAAATGATGCTGCATATCTTGGCGCTATTGGGCATCCTGATGTAAAACCTGGTATTTTAGAAAAAGGTATTTTGCTTAAACTTAGATTTCATTTTGACCAATATATCAATTTAAGGCCTGTTAAACTTTATGAAGGAGTTTATACACCTATTAAAGATAAAGGTCCTAAGGAAATAGATTTTATTGTAGTCAGAGAAAACACAGAAGGTCTTTATGCAGGAGCTGGTGGTTGTTTAAAATATGGAACTCCCGACGAAGTTGCTGTTCAGGAATCAATTAATACTCGCAAAGGCGTTGAAAGATGTGTCAGATATGCTTTCGAATACTGTAAAAAAAGAAATAAAGCAAAAAAAATAACTTTATGTGGTAAAACAAATGTTTTGACCTATGCGTTTGATTTATGGGAAAGGACATTTTATGAAGTGGCGAAAGAATATCCAGATATAAAGACAGATTATGCGCATGTAGATGCTATTTGTATGTGGATGGTTAAAAATCCAGAATGGTTTGATGTAATAGTAACAGATAATATGTTTGGAGATATCATAACTGATCTTGGAGCTATGATTCAAGGAGGTATGGGAATTGCCGCTGGAGGAAATATTAATCCTCAGGGTCTTTCCATGTTTGAACCTATAGGAGGATCTGCTCCTAAATATACAGGTAAAAAAGTTATTAACCCTATTGCAGCTATAATGGCTGCTCAACTAATGCTAGAAACGTTAGGAGAATTTAAAGCCGCGTCTTATATTGAAAAAGCTGTTATGAAAGTTTTAAAAGAAGATATTAAAGATGTTGCCGCAGGAAAAATGGGATTTACTACTAATGAAGTAGGAGATATTATATCTGAATACATAGAAAAAAATTTTTAG
- the greA gene encoding transcription elongation factor GreA, whose protein sequence is MERIPITKEGYESLKKELERLKSVERPQNIKAIEEARAHGDLSENAEYAAAKNKQSFIEGRISEVEYKLGNLDIISTENLPTDKVIFGSVVLLENIDTGEEVKYRLVGPDESNIEEGKISVVSPLGKGMIGKKPGNEIVIQAPGGKRTYELIEIL, encoded by the coding sequence TTGGAAAGAATACCTATTACCAAAGAAGGATATGAATCACTAAAAAAAGAATTGGAACGCCTTAAATCTGTTGAAAGACCTCAGAATATAAAAGCGATTGAAGAAGCTCGAGCTCATGGAGATCTTTCTGAAAATGCAGAATATGCTGCAGCTAAGAACAAACAAAGCTTTATTGAAGGTAGAATAAGTGAAGTTGAGTATAAATTAGGAAATCTTGATATAATTTCTACAGAAAATTTGCCTACAGATAAGGTAATATTTGGTTCTGTAGTCCTTCTTGAAAATATTGATACAGGGGAAGAAGTCAAATATAGATTAGTAGGCCCCGATGAATCAAATATTGAGGAAGGAAAAATTTCAGTTGTATCACCATTAGGAAAAGGCATGATTGGAAAAAAACCAGGGAATGAAATTGTTATTCAAGCTCCTGGAGGAAAAAGAACCTATGAATTAATAGAAATTCTTTAA
- a CDS encoding rRNA pseudouridine synthase: MRIHKYLSLAGFCSRRKGEEYILKGAIQVNGDVATNLSQKIDPDKDVIEAFGKVIKPSNKFIYIALNKPKGYVSSCKHKNEKIILELVDINERIYPVGRLDKDSTGLIFLTNDGRLHHKLSHPSFDHEKEYEVTFEKELSFEAIKKFEEGMFILGSKTRPAKVKVVAPKRIKITLQEGKNRQIRRMAEQVGNTVITLHRIRIDNIKLNNLPVGGWRYLSKKELNELLNSIE; the protein is encoded by the coding sequence ATGAGAATACACAAATATCTTTCTTTAGCTGGCTTTTGTTCGAGAAGAAAAGGCGAAGAATATATATTAAAGGGAGCCATACAGGTTAATGGTGATGTAGCTACAAATCTATCCCAAAAGATTGACCCTGATAAAGATGTTATTGAAGCATTTGGCAAGGTTATAAAACCTTCGAATAAATTTATTTATATAGCTTTAAACAAACCTAAAGGGTATGTAAGCAGTTGCAAACATAAAAATGAAAAAATAATTCTTGAGCTTGTAGATATAAATGAACGAATATATCCAGTAGGGCGTTTAGACAAAGATTCAACAGGGTTAATCTTTCTTACAAATGATGGACGACTTCACCATAAACTTTCCCATCCTTCTTTTGACCATGAAAAAGAGTATGAAGTTACATTTGAAAAAGAACTCTCTTTTGAAGCTATTAAAAAGTTTGAAGAAGGGATGTTTATTTTAGGGAGTAAAACAAGACCCGCAAAAGTAAAGGTAGTTGCTCCAAAAAGAATTAAAATTACCTTACAAGAAGGGAAAAATAGACAAATACGACGAATGGCCGAACAAGTTGGAAATACTGTGATAACACTTCATCGGATACGTATAGATAACATAAAATTAAATAATCTCCCTGTTGGAGGCTGGCGTTATTTAAGTAAAAAAGAACTCAACGAGTTATTGAACAGCATTGAATGA
- the rnc gene encoding ribonuclease III: protein MEKNLSELEDKLGYVFRDKALLIRSLSHRSFVNEQSDSTLKDNERLEFLGDAVLNLVLSHILMEQFLDINEGHLSKMRAGLVNEKQLAYLAKQIDLGSFVKLGKGEIQTDGRKKKSILSDTLEAVIASVYLDGGINTAFKLIESLFSSILTLKSNQLIIKDYKSDLQELCQLKYKETPKYKMIEDIGPDHDKTFVIQVSVGNITTTGVGKSKKKAEQDAASKILELIKEKL from the coding sequence ATGGAAAAAAATCTATCAGAATTGGAAGATAAATTAGGTTATGTATTTCGGGATAAAGCTCTTTTAATTAGATCTCTATCCCATAGATCTTTTGTAAACGAGCAGAGTGATTCAACTTTAAAAGACAATGAACGTCTCGAATTTTTGGGTGATGCCGTTCTTAACCTTGTTTTAAGTCATATTTTAATGGAACAATTTTTGGATATTAACGAAGGGCATCTTTCAAAAATGCGCGCTGGACTCGTTAATGAAAAGCAACTTGCTTATCTTGCTAAACAAATTGATCTCGGCTCTTTTGTGAAATTAGGCAAAGGAGAAATTCAAACGGATGGAAGAAAAAAAAAATCTATCCTTTCAGATACTCTTGAAGCTGTAATAGCATCTGTATATCTTGATGGGGGTATTAATACTGCTTTTAAATTAATTGAAAGCCTTTTTTCTTCCATTTTAACTTTAAAATCTAATCAACTAATAATTAAAGATTATAAAAGTGACTTGCAGGAGCTCTGTCAGTTAAAATATAAAGAGACTCCGAAATATAAAATGATTGAAGATATAGGACCAGATCACGACAAAACATTTGTTATACAAGTATCAGTTGGGAATATTACTACTACAGGAGTAGGTAAAAGCAAGAAAAAGGCAGAACAAGATGCAGCCTCCAAAATACTTGAACTAATAAAAGAAAAGCTATGA
- a CDS encoding DNA-directed RNA polymerase subunit omega encodes MARITIEDCLRKIPNRFLIARMAAQRVKKIREGSEYLISSVKNEDIVMSLREIASGKVVIKLDVPNKDKT; translated from the coding sequence TTGGCAAGAATTACAATAGAAGACTGTTTAAGAAAAATTCCTAATCGTTTTTTAATAGCAAGAATGGCCGCTCAGCGTGTAAAAAAAATTAGGGAAGGCTCAGAATATTTGATTTCTTCTGTAAAAAATGAAGATATAGTTATGTCTCTTCGGGAAATAGCATCAGGTAAAGTTGTTATCAAACTCGACGTACCTAATAAGGATAAAACCTAA
- the dksA gene encoding RNA polymerase-binding protein DksA, with translation MEKEDLEYFKATLNERLNDLLNQGEETVLDLSDTKDNYPDPTDRATIESDRNFLLRLRDREHKLMKKIKEALDRIDGGTFGICESCGDDISVARLKARPVATQCIECKTKEEALEKALGI, from the coding sequence ATGGAAAAAGAAGATCTAGAATATTTTAAAGCAACGCTAAATGAACGATTAAACGACCTTTTAAATCAAGGCGAAGAAACAGTTTTAGACTTATCGGACACAAAGGATAATTATCCTGATCCGACTGATAGAGCTACAATAGAATCAGACCGGAATTTTTTACTACGTTTAAGGGATAGAGAACATAAACTAATGAAAAAAATTAAAGAAGCTTTGGATCGCATAGATGGCGGAACTTTTGGAATATGTGAAAGCTGCGGAGATGATATTTCCGTTGCAAGGCTTAAAGCTCGGCCTGTTGCAACGCAATGCATAGAATGTAAAACTAAAGAGGAGGCATTAGAAAAGGCTCTTGGAATATAA
- a CDS encoding PHP domain-containing protein, translating to MEYNKNNQIDLHIHSNASDGTLSPSEIIDLAIKLNLGAISITDHDTIEGIKDVLSIELPNHLKFITGVEISTDPPENFSFKGSFHILGYGINIDNQELNEKLTLLKNARKDRNPQIIKKLNDLGVDITLEEIKKEEGIDAQIGRPHIAKLIIKKGYAKSINEVFDKYIGKGKPAYVDKFRIECSKVIELINNAGGIAVLAHPILLNIDKDTLAKLVSVMVNMGLKGIEVYYPDHSEDKMIDYKDIADKFGLLITGGTDFHGALKPDIKMAYGYGNMLIPYELYEKLTNALL from the coding sequence TTGGAATATAATAAAAATAATCAAATTGACCTTCATATTCATTCTAATGCATCTGATGGAACACTTTCTCCTTCTGAAATTATTGACTTAGCAATTAAGCTTAATTTAGGGGCTATTTCAATTACTGACCATGATACTATTGAAGGTATAAAGGATGTATTATCAATTGAACTGCCGAATCATTTAAAATTTATAACAGGTGTAGAAATAAGCACAGACCCTCCAGAAAATTTTTCTTTTAAAGGAAGTTTTCATATTCTTGGATATGGCATAAATATAGATAATCAAGAATTAAACGAGAAATTAACGCTTTTAAAAAATGCTCGAAAAGATCGAAACCCTCAAATTATAAAAAAATTAAATGATTTAGGTGTAGATATTACATTAGAAGAAATTAAAAAAGAAGAAGGAATCGATGCTCAAATCGGAAGACCTCATATTGCAAAGCTAATTATAAAAAAAGGCTATGCAAAATCGATTAATGAGGTTTTTGACAAATATATAGGCAAAGGCAAGCCAGCTTATGTTGATAAATTCAGGATCGAATGTTCAAAAGTGATTGAACTTATAAACAATGCTGGAGGTATAGCTGTTCTTGCCCATCCTATATTATTAAATATTGATAAGGATACATTAGCCAAGCTTGTTTCAGTTATGGTAAATATGGGGCTTAAAGGCATTGAAGTGTATTACCCTGACCATAGTGAAGATAAAATGATTGATTATAAAGATATAGCAGATAAATTCGGACTTTTAATTACAGGGGGAACAGACTTTCATGGTGCTTTAAAACCTGATATAAAGATGGCATATGGTTATGGAAACATGCTTATACCTTATGAATTATATGAAAAACTTACAAATGCTCTTCTTTAG